One Tomitella gaofuii DNA segment encodes these proteins:
- a CDS encoding HAD hydrolase-like protein codes for MPGISPSAPLALFDLDGTIMDSADGVVGSFRAALARHGVPEPDGDLRSQIVGPPMAETMAGLGVAAEQARELLAAYHADYSASGWKRSTVFAGMADVLADMAARGVRLAVTTSKQETDARRILDAHGLAGHFEVIAGAAGERRAKADVVAHALGALGVDDPAPTGGPAVVLVGDRSHDVAGAAQHGIPVAFVLWGYGTRSEAQGAAWVVDAPEDLRGAVLRYLERRSDPDGAAEPQSARAAPSGTVHVTFVCTGNICRSPMAEQIVREHLRRAGLADAVHVTSAGTGDWHVGDPADPRARHELRAHGYGVDHAAAQVGPAHLSADLMVALDSGHRRALLGAGAAPSRVRMLRSFDPHATGTDVADPYYGADDGFATVRRQIEAAAPGIVDWARTAASGRADNPVENLADLP; via the coding sequence ATGCCTGGCATTTCTCCGTCCGCTCCCCTGGCACTGTTCGACCTCGACGGCACGATCATGGATTCGGCCGACGGTGTCGTCGGATCCTTCCGCGCCGCGCTCGCACGCCATGGTGTCCCCGAGCCCGACGGCGACCTCCGCTCGCAGATCGTCGGACCGCCGATGGCCGAGACGATGGCCGGGCTCGGCGTGGCCGCGGAGCAGGCGCGGGAGCTGTTGGCCGCCTACCATGCCGACTACTCCGCCTCGGGGTGGAAACGGTCGACGGTGTTCGCCGGCATGGCCGACGTGCTCGCCGACATGGCGGCGCGCGGCGTGCGGCTGGCGGTCACCACGTCGAAGCAGGAGACGGACGCGCGCCGGATCCTCGACGCGCACGGGCTCGCCGGGCACTTCGAGGTGATCGCGGGCGCCGCCGGCGAGCGGCGTGCCAAGGCCGACGTCGTCGCGCACGCGCTGGGCGCGCTCGGCGTGGACGATCCCGCCCCGACGGGCGGGCCCGCCGTGGTGCTCGTCGGCGACCGCAGCCACGACGTGGCCGGCGCCGCGCAGCACGGCATCCCCGTGGCGTTCGTCCTGTGGGGGTACGGCACCCGCAGTGAGGCGCAGGGCGCCGCGTGGGTGGTCGACGCGCCGGAGGATCTGCGCGGCGCCGTGCTGCGGTACCTCGAGCGGCGGTCCGATCCCGACGGCGCCGCGGAGCCGCAGTCCGCACGCGCCGCCCCGTCCGGCACCGTGCACGTGACGTTCGTGTGCACGGGCAACATCTGCCGGTCACCCATGGCGGAGCAGATCGTCCGCGAACATCTCCGCCGCGCGGGCCTGGCGGACGCGGTGCACGTCACCAGCGCGGGCACCGGCGACTGGCACGTGGGCGACCCCGCCGACCCGCGCGCCCGCCACGAACTGCGCGCACACGGCTACGGCGTCGACCACGCGGCCGCGCAGGTCGGCCCGGCGCACCTGTCCGCGGACCTCATGGTCGCGCTCGACTCCGGCCACCGGCGCGCGCTGCTGGGCGCCGGCGCCGCCCCCTCCCGGGTGCGCATGCTGCGCAGCTTCGACCCTCACGCGACAGGGACCGACGTCGCCGACCCGTACTACGGCGCCGACGACGGTTTCGCCACCGTCCGCCGGCAGATCGAGGCCGCCGCGCCGGGGATCGTCGACTGGGCCCGAACCGCCGCGTCCGGCCGCGCCGATAACCCAGTAGAGAACCTCGCGGACCTCCCGTGA
- a CDS encoding SURF1 family protein, which translates to MRRLSFLLRPGWLALIALCLAFAYMCFTVLAPWQLGKNSRNSDRNDKIAASLHADPVPVGQVFDGTTAVADADEWRPVAATGTYLADKQVLVRLRSIEGDPAYEVLAPFRLDDGRTILVDRGYVRPDQQMQPPQIAPPPGGTITLDARVRQPEHATGDRPPVHEAGWTQVYAIDPGKVGALTDVDLLQGYLQLEADQPGGLGVIALPQLDSGPYLSYGLQWLAFGIMAPLGVGYFVWAELRERRLRRAYDQAVSSGAWPPPGAGPEPGPREGSDSAAGEPGGAPAQAPRTPERSPAVDEEEFAHVMRGRRKRRAHTPMPVRTPERTRVEELPEAQRRTLAERYGKKP; encoded by the coding sequence GTGCGACGTCTGAGTTTCCTGCTGCGGCCCGGGTGGCTGGCGTTGATCGCGCTCTGCCTCGCCTTCGCCTACATGTGCTTCACGGTTCTCGCTCCGTGGCAGCTGGGAAAGAACTCCCGCAACTCGGACCGCAACGACAAGATCGCCGCCTCACTGCATGCCGACCCGGTCCCCGTCGGCCAGGTTTTCGATGGCACCACCGCCGTGGCCGACGCCGACGAGTGGCGCCCCGTCGCCGCCACGGGCACCTACTTGGCGGACAAGCAGGTGCTGGTGCGGCTGCGGTCGATCGAGGGCGACCCGGCGTACGAGGTGCTCGCACCGTTCCGCCTGGACGACGGGCGCACGATCCTCGTCGACCGCGGATACGTGCGCCCCGACCAGCAGATGCAGCCGCCGCAGATCGCCCCTCCCCCCGGCGGGACGATCACCCTCGACGCGCGCGTGCGACAACCGGAGCACGCGACAGGCGACCGCCCACCGGTGCACGAAGCCGGCTGGACTCAGGTGTACGCCATCGACCCGGGCAAGGTGGGTGCGCTCACGGACGTCGACCTGCTGCAGGGGTACCTGCAGCTGGAGGCGGACCAGCCGGGCGGCCTGGGGGTGATCGCGCTGCCCCAGCTCGATTCCGGCCCCTACCTGTCCTACGGCCTGCAATGGCTGGCCTTCGGCATCATGGCGCCGCTGGGCGTCGGCTACTTCGTGTGGGCGGAGCTGCGGGAGCGCCGCCTCCGCCGCGCCTACGACCAGGCCGTCTCCTCCGGCGCGTGGCCGCCGCCCGGTGCCGGCCCGGAGCCGGGCCCGAGGGAGGGTTCCGACAGCGCTGCCGGCGAACCCGGCGGCGCCCCTGCACAGGCACCCCGCACGCCGGAGCGGAGCCCCGCAGTGGATGAGGAGGAGTTCGCGCACGTCATGCGCGGCCGCAGGAAGCGCCGCGCCCACACCCCGATGCCCGTGCGGACCCCCGAACGCACGCGCGTCGAGGAGTTGCCCGAGGCCCAGCGCCGCACCCTCGCGGAACGCTACGGCAAGAAGCCCTGA
- a CDS encoding peroxiredoxin: MTDRSQTVPGGPNIEVGDEAPDFTLKDQDNQPVTLSSFRGRKNVLVVFYPLAFTGVCQGELCRVRDNLPTFQNDDTEILAVSVGPSPTHKIWAAEQGYTFPLLSDFWPHGAVAQLYGVFNEEAGIANRGTFVIDKTGVVRFAEMNGPGEPRDQSVWEKALAALAE, translated from the coding sequence ATGACCGATCGATCGCAGACCGTGCCGGGGGGTCCGAACATCGAGGTGGGGGACGAGGCGCCGGACTTCACCCTCAAGGACCAGGACAACCAGCCCGTGACGCTGTCGTCGTTCCGGGGCCGGAAGAACGTGCTCGTGGTGTTCTACCCGCTGGCGTTCACCGGGGTGTGCCAGGGAGAGCTGTGCCGGGTGCGCGACAACCTGCCCACTTTCCAGAACGACGACACCGAGATCCTCGCGGTGTCGGTGGGGCCGTCGCCCACGCACAAGATCTGGGCCGCGGAGCAGGGCTACACGTTCCCCCTGCTGTCGGACTTCTGGCCGCACGGCGCGGTGGCGCAGCTCTACGGCGTGTTCAACGAGGAAGCCGGCATCGCCAACCGCGGGACGTTCGTCATCGACAAGACGGGCGTCGTGCGCTTCGCCGAGATGAACGGGCCCGGCGAGCCGCGCGACCAGAGCGTGTGGGAGAAGGCGCTTGCGGCGCTGGCCGAGTGA
- a CDS encoding DUF3052 domain-containing protein translates to MTTVVAADAQNYPQMLGIDADTVVQEVGWDDDTDDVVREAIESVIGGEMEDVDTDEVVDVVLLWWREGDGDLVDELMDIISPLSEEGFVWVLTPKTGSDGHVEPSEIAESAPTAGLMQTSSIKLGAWTASRLVQPTSRAIKR, encoded by the coding sequence ATGACCACCGTGGTCGCCGCGGACGCCCAGAACTACCCGCAGATGCTCGGCATCGACGCCGATACGGTGGTGCAGGAGGTCGGTTGGGACGACGACACCGACGATGTGGTGAGAGAGGCCATCGAGTCCGTGATCGGCGGCGAGATGGAGGACGTCGACACCGATGAGGTGGTCGACGTCGTGCTCCTGTGGTGGCGTGAAGGGGACGGCGACCTGGTCGACGAGCTCATGGACATCATCAGCCCGCTGTCCGAGGAGGGGTTCGTGTGGGTGCTCACGCCGAAGACCGGCAGTGACGGCCACGTCGAGCCCAGCGAGATCGCCGAGTCCGCCCCCACCGCCGGCCTCATGCAGACGTCGTCGATCAAGCTCGGCGCCTGGACTGCGAGCCGCCTCGTCCAGCCCACGTCGCGGGCCATCAAGCGCTGA
- the aceE gene encoding pyruvate dehydrogenase (acetyl-transferring), homodimeric type, which translates to MQDGAHRPSRGSDNRVRVIREGVASYLPDIDQEETGEWLESLDDLLERSGPGRTRYLMLRLLERAGERHVALPSLTSTDFVNSIPTENEPWFPGDEDVERTFRRWIRWNAAIMVHRAQRPGIGVGGHISTYASSAALYEVGFNHFFRGKDHPGGGDQVFIQGHASPGIYARAFLEGRIPAEQLDGFRQEKSHAAKGALPSYPHPHLMPEFWEYPTVSMGIGPMNSIYQARFNKYLHNRGIKDTTQQHVWGFLGDGEMDEAESRGLVHVAAMEGLDNLTWVINCNLQRLDGPVRGNGKIIQELESFFRGAGWNVIKVVWGREWDALLQADKDGALVNLMNATPDGDYQTYKAKDGAYVREHFFGRDPRTKELVKDLGDEQIWNLKRGGHDYRKVYAAYAAAMQHTGQPTVILALTIKGYSITHFEGRNATHQMKKLTLDDLKEFRDKMRIPVSDGELEQDPYLPPYYHPGDAAPEIQYMRDRRSKLGGFVPERRTAATPLTLPGDKAYDVVRKGSGKQEVATTMALVRVFKELLRDKEIGWRIVPIIPDEARTFGMDSWFPSLKIYNPNGQTYTSVDADLMLAYKESESGHILHEGINEAGAVASFTAVGTSYATHGVPMIPVYIFYSMFGFQRTGDGFWAAADQMTRGFVLGATAGRTTLTGEGLQHADGHSLLLAATNPGTVAYDPAYAYELGHIIKDGLRRMYGGTVNPDGSLAPGFGGEDVFYYLTIYNEPMVQPAEPDDLDVEGLLKGIYRLAKAQGDGPRSHILASGVGMPWALRAQELLADEWGVSADVWSVTSWSELRRDGIECERDALRDPSAEPRTPYLQHVLAGEQGPFIAVSDWMRQVPDQIRQWIPGDYTSLGTDGFGFSDTREGARRFFNVDAESVVVAVLQALAREGSVDASAPVEAARRYRIAEVLPAPEQNTPANVD; encoded by the coding sequence GTGCAGGACGGGGCGCACCGCCCGTCGCGCGGCAGCGACAACCGGGTGCGCGTCATCCGCGAGGGCGTCGCCTCCTACCTGCCGGACATCGACCAGGAGGAGACCGGCGAGTGGCTCGAGTCGCTCGACGACCTCCTCGAGCGGTCCGGCCCCGGGCGCACCCGTTATCTGATGCTGCGCCTGCTCGAGCGCGCCGGTGAGCGGCACGTGGCGCTCCCCTCCCTGACCTCGACCGACTTCGTCAACTCGATCCCCACCGAGAACGAGCCCTGGTTCCCGGGCGACGAGGACGTGGAGCGGACGTTCCGCCGCTGGATCCGGTGGAACGCCGCGATCATGGTGCACCGCGCGCAGCGCCCGGGCATCGGCGTCGGCGGCCACATCTCCACCTACGCCTCGTCCGCGGCGCTCTACGAGGTGGGCTTCAACCACTTCTTCCGGGGCAAGGACCACCCCGGTGGCGGCGACCAGGTGTTCATCCAGGGCCACGCCTCCCCCGGCATCTACGCGCGCGCCTTCCTCGAGGGGCGCATCCCCGCCGAGCAGCTCGACGGCTTCCGTCAGGAGAAGAGCCACGCCGCCAAGGGCGCGCTGCCCAGCTACCCGCACCCGCACCTGATGCCGGAGTTCTGGGAGTACCCCACGGTGTCGATGGGCATCGGGCCGATGAACTCGATCTACCAGGCGCGGTTCAACAAGTACCTGCACAATCGCGGCATCAAGGACACCACGCAGCAGCACGTGTGGGGGTTCCTGGGCGACGGCGAAATGGACGAGGCCGAGTCCCGCGGGCTGGTGCACGTCGCCGCCATGGAGGGCCTCGACAACCTCACCTGGGTGATCAACTGCAACCTGCAGCGCCTCGACGGCCCGGTGCGCGGCAACGGCAAGATCATCCAGGAGCTCGAATCGTTCTTCCGCGGCGCCGGCTGGAACGTGATCAAGGTGGTCTGGGGCCGCGAGTGGGACGCCCTGCTGCAGGCCGACAAGGACGGCGCCCTGGTCAACCTCATGAACGCCACGCCGGACGGCGACTACCAGACCTACAAGGCCAAGGACGGCGCCTACGTCCGCGAACACTTCTTCGGGCGCGACCCGCGCACCAAGGAGCTCGTGAAGGACCTCGGTGACGAGCAGATCTGGAACCTCAAGCGCGGTGGCCACGACTACCGCAAGGTCTATGCGGCGTATGCGGCGGCGATGCAGCACACCGGCCAGCCGACGGTGATCCTCGCCCTGACCATCAAGGGCTACTCGATCACCCACTTCGAGGGCCGCAATGCGACGCACCAGATGAAGAAGCTCACCCTCGACGACCTCAAGGAGTTCCGCGACAAGATGCGGATCCCGGTCTCGGACGGCGAGCTCGAGCAGGATCCGTACCTTCCCCCCTACTACCACCCCGGCGACGCCGCACCCGAGATCCAGTACATGCGGGACCGGCGCAGCAAGCTGGGCGGCTTCGTGCCGGAGCGGCGCACCGCGGCGACGCCGCTCACGCTCCCCGGCGACAAGGCCTACGACGTGGTGCGGAAGGGATCGGGCAAGCAGGAGGTCGCCACCACGATGGCGCTCGTGCGCGTGTTCAAGGAGCTCCTGCGCGACAAGGAGATCGGCTGGCGGATCGTCCCGATCATCCCGGACGAGGCCCGGACCTTCGGCATGGACTCGTGGTTCCCGTCTCTGAAGATCTACAACCCCAACGGGCAGACGTACACGTCGGTGGACGCCGACCTGATGCTGGCCTACAAGGAGTCCGAGTCCGGGCACATCCTGCATGAAGGCATCAACGAGGCCGGCGCCGTCGCGTCGTTCACCGCAGTCGGCACCTCCTACGCCACCCACGGCGTGCCGATGATCCCCGTCTACATCTTCTATTCGATGTTCGGCTTCCAGCGCACCGGCGACGGCTTCTGGGCCGCGGCCGACCAGATGACGCGCGGTTTCGTGCTCGGCGCCACCGCCGGACGCACCACGCTGACCGGCGAGGGCCTCCAGCACGCCGACGGCCATTCGCTGCTGCTGGCCGCCACCAACCCCGGCACCGTCGCCTACGACCCGGCGTACGCCTACGAGCTCGGACACATCATCAAGGACGGTCTGCGCCGGATGTACGGGGGCACGGTCAACCCCGACGGCTCGCTGGCCCCCGGGTTCGGCGGCGAGGACGTCTTCTACTACCTCACGATCTACAACGAGCCCATGGTCCAGCCCGCCGAGCCCGACGACCTCGACGTCGAGGGCCTCCTCAAGGGCATCTACCGGCTCGCGAAGGCGCAGGGCGACGGCCCCCGCTCGCACATCCTCGCCTCCGGCGTGGGCATGCCGTGGGCACTCCGCGCGCAGGAGCTCCTGGCCGACGAGTGGGGCGTGTCGGCGGACGTCTGGTCGGTGACCTCGTGGTCGGAGCTGCGGCGGGACGGCATCGAGTGCGAACGCGACGCGCTGCGCGATCCGTCCGCCGAGCCGCGCACGCCCTACCTGCAGCACGTGCTGGCCGGCGAGCAGGGGCCGTTCATCGCGGTGTCCGACTGGATGCGCCAGGTGCCCGATCAGATCCGCCAGTGGATCCCCGGCGACTACACCTCGCTCGGCACGGACGGCTTCGGCTTCTCCGATACCCGCGAGGGCGCCCGCCGGTTCTTCAACGTCGACGCCGAGTCCGTCGTCGTCGCCGTGCTGCAGGCGCTCGCCCGCGAGGGCAGCGTCGACGCCTCCGCACCCGTGGAGGCCGCGCGCAGGTACCGGATCGCCGAGGTGCTGCCCGCGCCCGAGCAGAACACCCCGGCCAACGTCGACTGA
- a CDS encoding PucR family transcriptional regulator: MTGAPHESILSEALLRRIKRNSRRLAVEAMRSMESQLPFVTALDASQRADVQMVVQTAVANFVDWLHDPDGDIFSTVEAFRVVPQDLTRKVRLSETVDMVRVAMEFFEQWLPLMARDDDQLVALTEAVLRYGRDLGFAAAAVYASAAESRGAWDTRLEAMVVDAIVRGDTGPAMLSQAATLNWQPSAPVTVLVGAPAIDYSGEAVERVHTLARADGRSVLAVVQGYRLVVVVSGEVFAGGTFISGLLDSFDDGPVVVGSTVPGLALAHESAVEALRGYQSAVGWPAAPRPVPASDLLPERALIGDRSALDELDRVVVQPLLDSGGGLPETLDSYLDTGGSIEACARELYVHPNTVRYRLRKITTVTGRDPADARDAYVLRVAFSVHRMRKAGVKLLTSATSVTLSP; encoded by the coding sequence ATGACCGGCGCGCCGCATGAATCGATCCTGTCCGAGGCCCTGCTGCGGCGCATCAAGCGCAATTCGCGGCGGCTCGCCGTCGAGGCCATGCGCTCGATGGAGTCGCAGCTTCCGTTCGTCACGGCTCTCGACGCCTCCCAGCGCGCCGATGTGCAGATGGTGGTGCAGACGGCCGTCGCGAACTTCGTCGACTGGCTGCACGACCCCGACGGCGACATCTTCTCCACGGTGGAGGCCTTCCGTGTCGTGCCCCAGGACCTCACCCGCAAGGTGCGCCTGAGCGAGACCGTCGACATGGTGCGCGTGGCCATGGAGTTCTTCGAGCAATGGCTTCCGCTGATGGCCCGGGACGACGACCAGCTGGTCGCGCTAACCGAGGCCGTCCTGCGCTACGGCCGCGACCTCGGGTTCGCCGCGGCCGCGGTGTACGCCTCGGCGGCCGAGTCCCGCGGCGCCTGGGACACCCGGCTCGAGGCGATGGTGGTCGACGCGATCGTCCGCGGCGACACGGGACCGGCCATGCTCTCGCAGGCCGCCACCTTGAACTGGCAGCCGAGCGCCCCGGTGACCGTGCTCGTCGGAGCGCCGGCCATCGACTACAGCGGTGAGGCCGTGGAGCGCGTGCACACGCTCGCCCGGGCGGACGGCCGCTCGGTGCTGGCGGTGGTGCAGGGGTACCGGTTGGTCGTGGTGGTCAGCGGCGAGGTCTTCGCCGGTGGGACGTTCATCTCCGGACTCCTCGACTCGTTCGACGACGGCCCGGTGGTGGTCGGCTCGACGGTGCCGGGCCTGGCACTGGCGCACGAGAGCGCCGTCGAGGCGCTGCGCGGATACCAGAGCGCGGTGGGCTGGCCGGCGGCGCCGCGGCCGGTCCCCGCGTCGGACCTGCTGCCGGAACGCGCGTTGATCGGCGACAGGTCCGCACTCGACGAACTCGACCGTGTCGTCGTCCAGCCGCTGCTGGACAGCGGCGGCGGACTGCCCGAGACGCTGGACAGTTATCTGGACACCGGCGGTTCGATCGAGGCTTGCGCGCGCGAGTTGTATGTCCATCCAAATACTGTCCGGTACAGGCTTCGGAAGATCACCACCGTCACCGGGCGGGACCCCGCCGATGCGCGCGACGCCTACGTCCTCCGTGTTGCGTTTTCGGTGCACCGGATGAGGAAAGCGGGGGTCAAGCTACTCACATCGGCCACTTCAGTCACACTCTCCCCATGA
- a CDS encoding ACP S-malonyltransferase: MKALLAPGQGSQKPGMLTPWLQAPGVRDRLTAWSEIAGIDLVRLGTVAEADEITDTSVTQPLVVASALVAYRMLRDGDGTGSGTGDDASAGASGSGITAGHSIGELAAAAIAGVLTDEQAVRLAAVRGREMARACAIEPTGMTALLGGDEAEVLDRLAELDLTPANRNAQGQIVAAGTQAALDELAAAPPARARLRPLAVAGAFHTRHMAPAREAFAQVATQITPSDPAMPLLSNKDGALVTTGADAMQRLVDQITSPVRWDLCSAALRDAEVTAIVELPPAGTLVGIAKRALRGVPSAAVNAPADLDALPVPA, encoded by the coding sequence GTGAAAGCACTGCTCGCCCCGGGACAGGGGTCCCAGAAGCCCGGAATGCTGACGCCGTGGCTCCAGGCGCCCGGCGTCCGTGACCGGCTCACCGCGTGGTCCGAGATCGCCGGGATCGACCTCGTCCGGCTCGGCACCGTCGCCGAGGCCGACGAGATCACCGACACCTCCGTCACCCAGCCGCTGGTCGTGGCGTCCGCCCTCGTCGCGTACCGGATGCTGCGCGACGGCGACGGAACCGGAAGCGGCACCGGCGACGACGCAAGCGCGGGAGCCTCCGGCTCCGGGATCACCGCGGGGCATTCCATCGGCGAACTCGCCGCGGCCGCCATCGCCGGGGTGCTCACCGACGAGCAGGCCGTGCGTCTCGCCGCGGTGCGGGGCCGGGAGATGGCCCGCGCCTGCGCCATCGAGCCCACCGGGATGACGGCGCTGCTGGGCGGAGACGAGGCCGAGGTCCTCGACCGCCTCGCCGAGCTCGACCTCACGCCCGCCAACCGCAATGCGCAGGGCCAGATCGTCGCCGCCGGCACGCAGGCGGCGCTCGACGAGCTCGCCGCCGCGCCGCCCGCCCGCGCACGTCTGCGCCCACTGGCCGTCGCCGGCGCCTTCCACACCCGCCACATGGCGCCCGCCCGCGAGGCCTTCGCGCAGGTCGCCACTCAGATCACCCCGTCGGACCCGGCCATGCCGCTGCTGTCCAACAAGGACGGCGCCCTGGTCACCACGGGTGCGGACGCGATGCAGCGTCTCGTCGACCAGATCACCAGCCCCGTCCGCTGGGACCTGTGCTCCGCCGCGTTGCGCGACGCCGAGGTGACCGCCATCGTCGAGCTGCCGCCCGCCGGCACGCTGGTCGGCATCGCCAAGCGCGCGTTGCGCGGCGTGCCGTCGGCGGCTGTCAACGCCCCCGCGGACCTCGACGCCCTGCCGGTGCCCGCCTGA
- the acpM gene encoding meromycolate extension acyl carrier protein AcpM: MAISQEEIVKNLAEIIEEVTGIEPSEVTMEKSFVDDLDIDSLSMVEIAVQTEDKYGVKVPDEDLANLRTVGDIVEYIQKLETEGGASVDAQ; this comes from the coding sequence GTGGCCATCAGCCAGGAAGAGATCGTCAAGAACCTCGCCGAGATCATCGAAGAGGTCACCGGCATCGAGCCGTCCGAGGTCACCATGGAGAAGTCCTTCGTCGACGACCTCGACATCGACTCGCTGTCCATGGTCGAGATCGCGGTCCAGACCGAGGACAAGTACGGCGTGAAGGTCCCCGATGAGGACCTGGCCAACCTGCGCACCGTCGGCGACATCGTCGAGTACATCCAGAAGCTCGAAACCGAGGGCGGCGCCTCGGTCGACGCTCAGTGA
- a CDS encoding KasA/KasB family beta-ketoacyl-ACP synthase, which translates to MTAAVTHSGLRLHPVVVTAMAVTSSVGGDLETTWSGLLDGRSGIATLTDEWVERLDLPVRIAGRLAADPTESLKKVEKRRLDYIEQLALVLGRDVWARAGSPAVEAERLGVAVGTGMGGIETLLENTAKLEAEGYRKVSPIAVPAIMPNGPAATIGLEIGAKAGVHTPVSACASGSEAIAMAWRMIAMGEADVMVTGGVENRISALPIASFAMMRATSFRNDDPEAASRPFDRDRDGFVFGEAAAMLVLEREDHARARGATILGRVLGAGTTSDGFHIVAPDPEGSGAARAMSKAIEYAGIAPGDVAHVNAHATSTSVGDLAEAKAIQAAVGGHPSVYAPKSALGHSIGAVGALEAALTVMSLREGVIPPTLNLENQDPEVDLDVVAGGPRTGTFDAAISNSFGFGGHNVSLAFGRA; encoded by the coding sequence GTGACCGCTGCGGTGACGCACTCCGGTCTGCGACTGCACCCGGTTGTGGTGACCGCGATGGCGGTCACCAGCTCCGTCGGCGGTGACCTCGAGACCACGTGGTCGGGTTTGCTCGACGGCCGCTCGGGCATCGCGACGCTCACCGACGAATGGGTCGAGCGGTTGGACCTGCCGGTGCGCATCGCCGGGCGCCTCGCCGCAGATCCGACCGAATCGCTCAAGAAGGTCGAAAAGCGCCGCCTGGACTACATCGAACAGCTTGCGCTGGTGCTGGGCCGGGACGTCTGGGCCCGCGCGGGCAGTCCCGCGGTGGAGGCGGAACGCCTCGGCGTCGCCGTCGGCACCGGGATGGGCGGCATCGAGACGCTGCTGGAGAACACTGCGAAGCTCGAGGCCGAGGGGTACCGCAAGGTCTCGCCCATCGCGGTCCCCGCGATAATGCCCAACGGGCCCGCCGCCACCATCGGGCTCGAGATCGGGGCGAAGGCCGGGGTGCACACCCCGGTCTCCGCGTGCGCCTCGGGCTCCGAGGCCATCGCCATGGCCTGGCGCATGATCGCCATGGGCGAGGCCGACGTCATGGTCACCGGCGGGGTGGAGAACCGCATCAGCGCGTTGCCGATCGCGAGCTTCGCGATGATGCGGGCCACGAGCTTCCGCAACGACGACCCCGAGGCCGCGTCCCGCCCGTTCGACAGGGACCGCGACGGCTTCGTGTTCGGCGAGGCGGCCGCCATGCTGGTGCTCGAGCGCGAGGACCACGCGCGTGCCCGCGGCGCCACGATCCTCGGCCGCGTGCTGGGCGCCGGAACGACGTCCGACGGCTTCCACATCGTCGCCCCGGACCCGGAGGGATCCGGAGCGGCACGTGCCATGTCGAAGGCCATCGAGTACGCCGGGATCGCCCCCGGCGACGTGGCACACGTCAACGCGCACGCCACGTCGACGAGCGTCGGCGACCTCGCCGAGGCGAAGGCCATCCAGGCCGCCGTCGGGGGGCACCCGTCGGTCTACGCGCCCAAGAGCGCGCTGGGGCATTCCATCGGGGCGGTGGGGGCCCTGGAGGCGGCGCTGACGGTGATGAGCCTGCGCGAGGGCGTCATCCCGCCGACACTCAACCTGGAGAACCAGGATCCGGAGGTGGACCTGGACGTGGTCGCCGGCGGCCCCCGCACGGGGACGTTCGACGCGGCGATCAGCAACTCGTTCGGGTTCGGCGGGCACAACGTGTCGCTCGCCTTCGGGCGGGCCTGA
- a CDS encoding polyprenol monophosphomannose synthase, translating to MPDTPPRVTVVVPTYNERENLPRLAVGLAGLGLPALRLLVVDDGSPDGTGQVAEGLSDTLPLQVDVLHRTVKDGLGRAYVAGMLRALDDGADVVIQMDADLSHPVGAIPEMLDVLARSDAAVVLGSRYVAGGSVAEDWAWHRKLLSRGANRYVDTILRLGVRDATAGFKAWRADALRSVGLDTIESNGYSFQVEMNHRAVRQGLRIAEVPIRFEERTEGASKMTLAVQWESALMPWRLRYGRG from the coding sequence GTGCCCGACACCCCTCCGAGAGTCACCGTCGTCGTCCCCACCTACAACGAGCGCGAGAACCTGCCGCGGCTGGCCGTCGGGCTCGCCGGGCTGGGGCTGCCCGCCCTGCGCCTGCTCGTGGTCGACGACGGCTCGCCGGACGGCACCGGGCAGGTGGCCGAGGGCCTTTCCGACACGCTCCCCCTGCAGGTGGACGTGCTGCACCGGACGGTCAAGGACGGCCTCGGCCGCGCATACGTGGCCGGGATGCTCCGCGCCCTCGACGACGGCGCGGACGTCGTGATCCAGATGGACGCGGACCTGTCGCACCCCGTCGGCGCCATCCCGGAAATGCTCGACGTGCTCGCCCGCAGCGACGCCGCGGTGGTGCTGGGGTCGCGCTATGTCGCCGGCGGCTCCGTCGCCGAGGACTGGGCCTGGCACCGCAAGCTGCTCTCACGCGGGGCCAACCGCTACGTGGACACGATCCTGCGCCTCGGCGTGCGCGACGCCACCGCCGGCTTCAAGGCGTGGCGTGCGGACGCGCTCAGGTCCGTCGGCCTCGACACGATCGAGAGCAACGGATACTCGTTCCAGGTGGAGATGAACCACCGCGCGGTGCGCCAGGGGCTGCGGATCGCCGAAGTCCCCATCCGCTTCGAGGAACGCACCGAGGGCGCCTCGAAGATGACCCTCGCCGTGCAATGGGAGTCCGCGTTGATGCCGTGGCGGCTGCGCTACGGGCGCGGCTGA